One window from the genome of Myxococcales bacterium encodes:
- a CDS encoding HAMP domain-containing protein has product MKIRDQLLVSVLLLSAFVISFLIAIGIMTMKGLLVSQVGESAKNMQKSYAWKLNANIKAAEMIAEEIAVAVETLRPANEAEIASLIQATLTAHPELCGSAVAFEPGEFSQEEFLVAQYYYRSKDGYKQSDLTAPGYNYARWEWFTVPRKTGRGSWGIPYVDEGGGGTAMVTFSQPFNKDGKFWGVATVDLAISDLTDEIDSISVGEGGYAFLLSSSGSFLSMKGDDWNIDRTIFDLAAQKNDQQIKKLGLHMVGGLSDFIALVDPITLEKSWIAYGPIPQTGWSLGIVFPASLVGDPLESLHARMILVGVVGLALMGVLLIFAARYMVRPIKLLSSSAQKIASGDFSLPPVGTARKDEIGDLARAFMQMEASLSDKKGDSV; this is encoded by the coding sequence ATGAAAATAAGAGATCAGCTTTTGGTGTCGGTGCTTCTCCTTTCCGCCTTCGTGATAAGCTTCCTGATAGCGATCGGGATCATGACCATGAAGGGGCTTCTGGTAAGTCAGGTTGGGGAAAGTGCCAAAAATATGCAAAAATCATACGCTTGGAAGCTCAACGCCAACATCAAGGCGGCCGAAATGATAGCGGAGGAGATAGCGGTCGCGGTTGAAACTCTAAGGCCTGCGAACGAGGCCGAAATAGCGTCCCTTATTCAGGCCACCCTCACGGCTCATCCCGAGCTCTGTGGTTCCGCTGTCGCGTTCGAGCCGGGAGAGTTCAGCCAGGAAGAGTTTTTGGTTGCCCAGTACTATTATCGTTCCAAAGATGGATACAAACAGTCCGACCTTACGGCTCCGGGTTATAACTATGCCCGCTGGGAATGGTTTACCGTTCCGAGGAAGACCGGCAGGGGATCATGGGGGATTCCATATGTCGACGAGGGGGGTGGCGGCACGGCCATGGTGACTTTTTCACAGCCCTTCAACAAGGATGGAAAATTTTGGGGGGTTGCCACAGTGGATTTGGCGATATCCGATCTTACCGATGAGATAGACTCCATATCGGTCGGGGAAGGGGGATATGCGTTTTTGCTGAGCAGTTCCGGCTCCTTCCTTTCTATGAAAGGGGATGACTGGAATATAGACAGGACGATTTTCGATTTAGCCGCACAAAAAAATGACCAGCAGATCAAGAAGCTTGGCTTGCACATGGTTGGCGGGCTTTCCGATTTCATAGCGCTGGTCGATCCCATAACGCTAGAAAAATCCTGGATAGCTTACGGTCCCATACCGCAAACCGGATGGTCGCTGGGGATCGTCTTCCCTGCCAGTCTTGTGGGGGATCCACTTGAAAGCCTTCACGCTCGCATGATTCTTGTCGGAGTGGTTGGTCTGGCGCTTATGGGCGTGCTCCTTATTTTTGCCGCCAGGTATATGGTTCGCCCCATAAAGCTTCTTTCATCCAGTGCGCAGAAAATAGCCTCCGGCGACTTCAGCCTTCCTCCTGTGGGGACCGCACGCAAAGATGAGATAGGAGATCTCGCCCGCGCCTTCATGCAGATGGAGGCCTCACTATCTGACAAAAAGGGCGATTCGGTTTAG
- a CDS encoding glycosyltransferase yields MFKKLFNKTNLLVGISIAVLNISFWAYINRPEIEPPWPDNVQGFSYSPMRADDDPFQGEFPTDEEIEGDLKKLSSMAHAVRIYAMDSLHSNVPKLARKYKLNVTLGAWIDERRDNNEIEINELVKAAEANRNVVRLVVGNEALLRGNVTVEEMISYLDRVRAQTKKPVSTAEPWHVWIKHPELADHVDYLGVHMLPYWEGVHVEVAVDYIVNRMNELKSHFPGKPIVISEVGWPSEGRTREASVASLANEATFLRRFLRKAEEEGYIYYIMEAFDQPWKRNTEGAVGAYWGVYDVYRQPKFPFTEPIVSIPNWYILAGASVVIGIIILSIVLIDSKTLKTRGKSFLAIIVYAATTVVVWNVYNYTLQYMTIGSMLVGVLMFMGMVGVVVIILSEAHEWAELLWVRERKRFLKRIEIPDDQLPMVSIHVPTYNEPPEMMKETLDALAALDYPNFEVIVMDNNTKDPAVWQPVRDYCKELGDKFRFYHEDSLEGFKAGALNYALRKTDMRAQVIGVIDSDYIVKPNWLRDLVPQFVDEKVAIVQAPQDYRDDGENAFKAMCYSEYRGFFFIGMITRNERNAIIQHGTMTLIRKKVLSSVGGWAEWCITEDAELGLRIFEQGHEAHYVPKCYGKGVMPDTFTDYKKQRFRWSYGSIQILKRHASKLFKSGNSLTLGQKYHFIAGWLPWIADAANMIFNFAALFWTIAMLLAPRSVDAPMVEFALFPLVLFSFKIGKMIYIYRFRARASALSILGAALAGVALSHTIACAIVQGIVTSDKPFFRTPKKANVHALARAMLECREELLFATALLLSAYVLSSMKGMMTLDMHLWIIVLMIQSIPYLATVLVAVISAMPKLSAKYVGITPSMHF; encoded by the coding sequence ATGTTCAAAAAACTTTTTAACAAAACCAATCTGCTGGTAGGTATTTCCATCGCCGTCCTGAATATAAGCTTTTGGGCTTACATCAACAGACCTGAGATAGAGCCACCCTGGCCGGACAACGTCCAGGGCTTTTCATATTCTCCCATGAGGGCCGACGATGATCCCTTCCAAGGTGAATTTCCGACCGACGAGGAGATAGAGGGGGATCTCAAGAAGCTATCATCGATGGCCCATGCGGTGAGAATCTACGCGATGGACTCTCTGCACAGTAACGTTCCGAAACTGGCCAGAAAATATAAGCTCAACGTAACACTTGGGGCTTGGATAGACGAAAGGCGCGACAACAACGAGATAGAAATTAACGAACTTGTGAAAGCCGCCGAGGCCAATAGAAATGTGGTGAGGCTCGTGGTCGGCAATGAGGCGCTGCTGAGAGGCAACGTAACCGTGGAGGAGATGATTTCATACCTCGACCGCGTAAGGGCGCAGACCAAGAAGCCGGTCAGCACCGCAGAGCCTTGGCACGTCTGGATCAAGCATCCGGAGCTTGCAGACCATGTGGACTATCTCGGCGTCCATATGCTTCCATACTGGGAAGGTGTGCACGTAGAGGTTGCGGTCGACTACATCGTAAACAGGATGAACGAACTTAAATCCCATTTCCCCGGAAAACCGATAGTCATTTCCGAGGTGGGATGGCCAAGCGAAGGTCGAACCAGGGAGGCATCGGTAGCCTCCCTCGCCAATGAGGCTACCTTTTTAAGGAGATTTTTGCGCAAGGCCGAGGAAGAAGGATACATCTATTATATAATGGAGGCCTTCGACCAGCCGTGGAAGAGAAACACCGAGGGTGCGGTTGGTGCGTACTGGGGAGTTTACGATGTCTATCGTCAGCCGAAATTCCCTTTTACCGAACCTATAGTTTCAATTCCCAACTGGTATATACTCGCCGGCGCATCGGTGGTGATAGGCATCATAATTCTCAGCATAGTGCTGATCGACAGCAAGACCCTCAAGACCAGAGGTAAGAGCTTTCTCGCGATAATAGTATATGCGGCTACGACTGTTGTCGTATGGAATGTCTATAACTATACCCTGCAATACATGACCATAGGTTCCATGCTGGTCGGGGTGCTGATGTTTATGGGTATGGTCGGGGTTGTTGTGATAATACTTTCTGAGGCACATGAATGGGCCGAATTGCTTTGGGTGCGCGAGCGCAAGCGCTTTCTGAAGAGGATAGAGATACCGGACGATCAACTTCCCATGGTTTCCATTCATGTTCCAACCTACAATGAACCTCCGGAGATGATGAAGGAAACTCTCGACGCCCTGGCTGCGCTCGATTATCCGAATTTTGAAGTGATAGTGATGGACAATAACACCAAAGACCCGGCTGTGTGGCAACCTGTTCGTGATTATTGCAAAGAGCTTGGCGATAAATTCCGTTTTTATCACGAGGATTCCCTTGAAGGCTTTAAGGCGGGAGCGCTTAACTATGCACTTCGCAAGACGGATATGAGGGCGCAGGTTATAGGCGTGATAGACAGCGATTACATCGTGAAACCTAACTGGCTCAGGGATCTGGTCCCGCAGTTCGTCGATGAAAAGGTCGCTATAGTTCAGGCACCTCAGGATTATCGCGATGACGGCGAAAATGCCTTCAAGGCGATGTGCTACTCCGAGTATCGTGGATTTTTCTTCATAGGCATGATCACCAGGAACGAGCGCAATGCGATAATTCAGCATGGAACGATGACATTGATAAGAAAGAAGGTGCTTAGCAGCGTCGGCGGGTGGGCGGAGTGGTGCATCACGGAGGATGCCGAACTCGGCCTGCGTATTTTTGAGCAGGGGCATGAGGCGCATTATGTTCCTAAGTGCTACGGCAAGGGAGTGATGCCGGACACCTTCACCGACTACAAAAAGCAGCGTTTTCGCTGGTCCTACGGATCCATACAGATTCTGAAAAGACACGCTTCAAAACTGTTCAAGTCCGGGAATTCCCTGACGCTGGGACAAAAATATCATTTTATCGCAGGATGGCTCCCGTGGATAGCCGATGCTGCAAACATGATCTTTAATTTTGCCGCTCTGTTCTGGACGATAGCGATGCTGCTTGCGCCAAGGAGCGTAGACGCCCCGATGGTGGAGTTTGCGCTTTTTCCGCTTGTTCTATTCTCGTTCAAGATCGGCAAGATGATCTACATCTACAGGTTCCGTGCGCGGGCCTCCGCTCTCAGCATACTGGGTGCGGCCCTTGCCGGTGTCGCGTTGTCGCATACCATAGCCTGCGCTATCGTGCAGGGAATTGTAACCTCCGACAAACCTTTCTTCAGGACGCCCAAGAAGGCCAACGTGCACGCCCTAGCTCGTGCGATGCTGGAATGCCGCGAAGAGCTTCTCTTCGCCACAGCGCTTCTTCTTTCGGCCTATGTTCTTTCCAGCATGAAGGGTATGATGACGCTGGATATGCATCTTTGGATAATAGTCCTGATGATTCAATCCATACCATACCTGGCTACGGTGCTGGTCGCGGTTATAAGCGCCATGCCAAAGCTGTCAGCAAAGTATGTGGGGATCACTCCCTCGATGCACTTCTAG
- a CDS encoding TM2 domain-containing protein, translating to MNSNRGTHDIPMGYIYWIFGFMGAHRFYYGRPLTGTLYFFTFGLLGIGWIVDLFLIPSMDREADLRFVEGPKNYTVAWILLTFLGLFGAHRIYMEKWATGILYLLTGGLFGIGYLYDLWTLNDQLSVINGSQRIGF from the coding sequence ATGAATTCAAATAGGGGAACGCATGACATACCGATGGGATACATCTACTGGATTTTCGGATTCATGGGGGCGCACAGGTTTTACTACGGCAGACCGCTTACAGGAACACTCTATTTCTTCACCTTTGGACTTCTGGGGATAGGATGGATAGTCGACCTTTTCCTGATTCCATCGATGGACAGGGAGGCCGACTTGCGTTTTGTGGAAGGTCCGAAAAATTACACCGTGGCATGGATACTTCTGACATTTCTCGGCCTCTTTGGGGCCCACAGGATTTACATGGAAAAATGGGCAACGGGAATACTCTACCTGCTAACCGGCGGGCTCTTCGGAATCGGATACCTATACGACCTCTGGACGCTCAATGATCAGCTCAGTGTAATTAACGGATCGCAGCGCATCGGTTTTTGA
- a CDS encoding PadR family transcriptional regulator, with protein sequence MPSKGRNKTRYAILGMLSVRPKSGYDIKKDIDSGFASLWNESFGQIYKTLGNLEDGGFVTRKKYRQGGRPDKSVFTITAKGMKELRSYLMDPADKLVVRDESMLKFALGFNVEPEYTVRLLEREITKIRGTLEMMKAKHCEMIKELDGLDSKRIHLELLFEMGEVFFTDKIRWCRRAAGVFRKKTAMENNHEG encoded by the coding sequence ATGCCATCCAAGGGAAGGAACAAGACCCGCTATGCCATACTGGGGATGCTCTCGGTGAGGCCTAAATCCGGCTATGATATCAAAAAGGACATCGATAGCGGTTTTGCTTCCCTGTGGAATGAGAGCTTTGGTCAGATATACAAAACTTTGGGAAACCTCGAAGATGGCGGATTCGTGACGAGAAAAAAGTACAGGCAGGGAGGGAGGCCTGACAAGTCGGTGTTTACGATAACCGCGAAGGGCATGAAGGAACTGAGATCATACCTGATGGACCCTGCCGACAAGCTTGTGGTGCGCGATGAATCGATGCTCAAGTTCGCTTTGGGATTCAACGTCGAGCCCGAATATACCGTTCGGCTTCTCGAGAGGGAAATAACCAAAATCAGGGGTACGCTTGAGATGATGAAGGCGAAGCATTGCGAGATGATAAAGGAGCTGGACGGTTTGGACAGCAAGCGGATTCATTTGGAACTCCTGTTTGAAATGGGGGAGGTCTTCTTCACCGATAAAATTCGTTGGTGTCGAAGGGCTGCAGGCGTTTTTCGCAAAAAAACCGCGATGGAAAACAATCATGAGGGATGA
- a CDS encoding TolC family protein has translation MSLAFARKIRVVTVLFVTSLFLVSALLGTSESSEQNVLRLSLEEAIELAIAESETVMQSGNDITKSGYRRSEAISAALPHVNADVGYNYYPKVQTVDMVMPGAGPISVELKDDFDMTTSVTLEQPIYTFGKIHNAIRAATIAREVSRFSKDAVEREVSYETAKAYITVLLAQEALKIARESYNNAESTRAILDERFAMGRVPKSDGIKAQADVAARVPVLKESESDLDLAMRHLKRLVGAQESQKVILTDALARRFPRYDADAALADMFEIEPRLKLLDRTIDLNAAIAKKEKAQYFPTIGAFANYTLFGQSNNAWIGSKNLQNLGAIGLNIRVPIWNGNKTWAVYQQALIDKANAELSLRRANRDLELELRNAISEYDSMLATYRANQEAVRLSRESFQAQQDSFRAGSKTLTDLNDAEMQLTRNRLNEAVTLYKINSSIASIERLISGGGEKSWKSRVAQ, from the coding sequence ATGTCTTTAGCTTTCGCAAGAAAAATTCGCGTTGTAACTGTGTTGTTCGTGACCTCTCTGTTTCTCGTCTCCGCGTTATTGGGGACTTCCGAATCCTCGGAACAAAATGTCCTTCGTTTGAGTTTGGAAGAGGCGATAGAGTTGGCCATCGCCGAGAGCGAGACCGTCATGCAGAGCGGCAACGATATAACCAAGAGCGGCTATCGCCGTTCGGAGGCGATATCTGCCGCGCTTCCTCATGTAAACGCAGATGTAGGATACAACTATTATCCCAAAGTTCAGACTGTAGATATGGTCATGCCTGGCGCCGGGCCGATATCGGTGGAGCTCAAGGATGATTTCGATATGACGACATCGGTCACCCTTGAACAACCCATATATACGTTCGGGAAGATACATAATGCGATTCGCGCCGCGACTATAGCTCGCGAGGTCAGCAGATTTAGCAAAGATGCCGTCGAGCGGGAAGTTTCGTATGAAACCGCGAAGGCTTACATAACAGTGCTCCTGGCTCAGGAAGCGCTGAAGATAGCCAGGGAATCTTATAACAATGCCGAAAGTACGCGGGCCATACTGGATGAGCGTTTCGCTATGGGCAGAGTGCCCAAAAGCGACGGGATAAAGGCTCAAGCCGATGTTGCGGCAAGGGTGCCTGTTCTGAAAGAATCTGAATCAGATCTGGATCTGGCGATGCGCCACCTCAAGAGGCTGGTCGGCGCGCAAGAATCACAGAAGGTTATTCTCACCGACGCTCTGGCGAGAAGATTTCCTCGCTACGATGCCGATGCAGCGCTGGCCGATATGTTTGAGATAGAGCCGAGGCTGAAACTCCTGGACCGCACCATAGACCTCAATGCTGCCATAGCCAAGAAGGAGAAAGCGCAGTATTTCCCAACCATCGGCGCGTTTGCCAACTATACGCTCTTCGGTCAGTCGAACAATGCGTGGATCGGTTCGAAAAATTTGCAAAATCTCGGCGCCATCGGCCTCAACATAAGGGTCCCAATCTGGAATGGAAATAAGACGTGGGCGGTGTATCAGCAGGCGCTGATTGACAAGGCCAATGCCGAACTTTCCCTGCGAAGGGCGAACAGGGATCTTGAACTCGAGCTTCGTAATGCAATATCGGAGTATGATTCTATGCTTGCCACATACAGGGCGAACCAAGAGGCTGTCAGACTTTCTAGGGAATCCTTTCAGGCGCAGCAGGACAGCTTCAGGGCCGGGAGTAAGACTCTTACGGATCTGAACGATGCTGAAATGCAGCTTACGCGTAATCGCCTTAACGAGGCTGTGACTCTCTACAAGATCAATAGCAGCATAGCCAGCATAGAGAGGCTTATATCGGGAGGTGGAGAAAAATCATGGAAGAGCAGAGTAGCACAGTGA